A single genomic interval of Polaribacter vadi harbors:
- the ilvN gene encoding acetolactate synthase small subunit, whose amino-acid sequence MSTEKEQLYAVSIYTENNIGLLNRISAIFQRRHINIESLNTSPSEIEGVSKFTVVVNMNEVNIKKIIGQIEKQVEVIKAYYHSLDDIIYQISGLFKIKSELLFEERQIQNIIKESNARIVTVNKEFFVLEKSGKKEEIKILYDKLSVFGIMQYTRSGLIAITKEEMKISSLLETYNN is encoded by the coding sequence ATGAGTACAGAAAAAGAACAATTATATGCAGTATCTATTTATACTGAAAATAATATTGGATTGTTGAACCGAATTTCAGCAATTTTCCAAAGAAGACATATCAATATAGAGAGTTTAAACACGTCTCCATCAGAAATTGAAGGTGTTTCGAAATTTACAGTTGTTGTAAATATGAATGAGGTAAACATCAAGAAAATTATTGGTCAGATAGAAAAGCAAGTTGAGGTAATCAAAGCCTACTATCATAGTTTAGATGATATTATTTATCAAATTTCTGGTCTGTTTAAAATTAAATCTGAATTATTATTCGAAGAACGCCAAATTCAGAATATCATTAAAGAAAGTAATGCAAGAATTGTTACTGTAAATAAAGAGTTTTTTGTGCTGGAAAAATCAGGCAAAAAAGAAGAAATAAAAATTTTATACGATAAATTAAGTGTCTTCGGAATTATGCAATATACTAGATCAGGCTTAATTGCAATTACCAAAGAAGAAATGAAAATTTCATCATTATTAGAAACATACAATAACTAA
- the ilvB gene encoding biosynthetic-type acetolactate synthase large subunit, protein METQTITNTETAKKVTERISGSEAIVRCLIAEDVKIIYGYPGGAIMPVYDELYKYQDKIHHVLTRHEQGATHSAQGFARISGKVGVAIATSGPGATNLITGIADAQIDSTPMVCITGQVPSHLLGSDAFQETDIVGISTPVTKWNCQVTKAADIPAALAKAFYIAKSGRPGPVLVDITKDAQFEEFDFVYEKCTKVRSYFPIPKTVEGTLEAAAKIINEAKKPFIIWGQGVILSEAEKELIAVVEKAGIPAAWTILGASAIPTTHPLNVGMLGMHGNYAPNKLTNECDVLIAIGMRFDDRVTGDLNKYAKQAKVIHFEIDPAEIDKNVKTDVAVLGDAKATLGALLPLLNANSHTDWHQEFKNLYEIEYNKVIKNDIHPTKEGLTMGEVIHQINIQSKGEAAIVTDVGQHQMIACRYADFNKTKSNITSGGLGTMGFGLPAAIGAKMAAPEREVVSISGDGGYQMTIQELGTIFQQKAAVKIVVLNNEFLGMVRQWQQLFFDKRYASTEMINPNFVAIAEGYYIKAKKVTKREELADAVKEMMESKEAYFLEVCVEKEGNVFPMVPSGASVSDIRLE, encoded by the coding sequence ATGGAAACTCAAACCATAACAAACACAGAAACTGCTAAAAAAGTTACAGAAAGAATTTCTGGGAGCGAAGCAATTGTTAGATGTTTAATTGCAGAAGATGTAAAGATAATTTACGGTTATCCAGGAGGCGCAATTATGCCTGTTTATGATGAATTGTACAAATATCAAGATAAAATTCATCATGTTTTAACGAGGCATGAGCAAGGTGCAACACATTCTGCACAAGGTTTTGCTAGAATTTCTGGTAAAGTTGGAGTTGCAATTGCAACTTCTGGTCCAGGTGCAACCAATTTAATTACTGGTATTGCAGATGCACAAATAGATTCTACACCAATGGTTTGTATTACTGGTCAAGTACCTTCTCATTTATTAGGAAGTGATGCTTTTCAAGAAACCGATATTGTTGGTATTTCTACACCTGTTACAAAATGGAATTGTCAAGTTACAAAAGCAGCAGATATTCCTGCAGCTTTAGCAAAAGCATTTTACATAGCAAAAAGTGGAAGACCAGGACCTGTTTTAGTAGATATTACAAAAGATGCACAGTTTGAGGAATTCGATTTTGTATATGAAAAGTGTACGAAAGTTAGAAGTTATTTTCCAATTCCGAAAACAGTAGAAGGTACTCTAGAAGCTGCTGCAAAAATTATCAACGAAGCAAAAAAGCCGTTTATAATTTGGGGACAAGGAGTTATTTTAAGTGAAGCCGAAAAAGAACTAATTGCAGTTGTTGAAAAAGCAGGAATTCCTGCAGCTTGGACAATTTTAGGAGCTTCAGCAATACCAACTACTCATCCATTAAATGTGGGAATGTTAGGAATGCATGGAAATTATGCTCCTAATAAATTAACCAACGAATGTGATGTTTTAATTGCTATTGGAATGCGTTTTGACGATAGAGTTACAGGCGATTTAAACAAATATGCAAAACAAGCAAAAGTTATTCATTTTGAAATTGATCCTGCAGAAATAGATAAAAATGTAAAAACAGATGTTGCAGTTTTGGGTGATGCAAAAGCAACTTTAGGAGCTCTTTTACCATTATTAAATGCAAATTCACACACAGATTGGCATCAAGAATTTAAAAATTTATACGAAATTGAATATAACAAAGTAATTAAAAATGATATTCATCCAACCAAAGAAGGGTTAACAATGGGTGAAGTAATTCATCAAATTAATATTCAAAGTAAAGGTGAAGCTGCAATTGTAACAGATGTTGGTCAGCATCAAATGATTGCTTGTAGATATGCAGATTTCAACAAAACTAAAAGTAATATTACTTCTGGTGGTTTAGGTACCATGGGTTTTGGTTTGCCAGCAGCAATTGGTGCAAAAATGGCAGCTCCAGAACGTGAAGTTGTTTCTATTTCTGGTGATGGAGGCTATCAAATGACCATTCAAGAATTAGGAACTATTTTTCAGCAAAAAGCAGCTGTAAAAATCGTGGTTTTAAATAACGAGTTTTTAGGAATGGTTCGTCAATGGCAACAGTTATTTTTCGACAAACGCTATGCATCCACAGAAATGATAAACCCAAATTTTGTAGCAATTGCAGAAGGATATTATATCAAAGCAAAAAAAGTTACAAAAAGAGAGGAATTAGCAGATGCTGTTAAAGAAATGATGGAAAGTAAAGAAGCTTACTTTTTAGAAGTTTGTGTAGAAAAAGAAGGCAATGTTTTTCCAATGGTTCCTTCTGGAGCAAGTGTTTCAGATATTCGATTGGAGTAA
- the ilvC gene encoding ketol-acid reductoisomerase, whose translation MSNYFNTLTLREKLEQLGKCRFMDASEFEDGINALKGKKIVIVGCGAQGLNQGLNMRDSGLEISYALRQAAIDQKRDSFKNASSNGFTVGTYEELLPTADLVINLTPDKQHTNVVKTVMPLMKKGATLSYSHGFNIVEEGMQIREDLTVIMVAPKCPGSEVREEYKRGFGVPTLIAVHPENDPENKGWDQAKAYAVATGGHRAGVLASSFVAEVKSDLMGEQTILCGLLQTGAILSFDKMVAEGIDAGYAAKLIQYGWETTTEALKHGGITNMMDRLSNPAKVEAFRLSEELKDIMRPLFQKHMDDIMTGHFSKTMMEDWANDDKNLLTWREATGNTAFEKQEVTSQEISEQEYFDHGTLLVAFVRAGVELAFEAMTESGIIDASAYYESLHETPLIANTIARKKLYEMNRVISDTAEYGCYLFDHACKPLLTDFMKTVSTNVIGQKFSDSNDVDNQELIRINAIIRNHPVEKVGAKLRASMTAMKVIKSA comes from the coding sequence ATGTCAAATTATTTCAACACATTAACATTAAGAGAAAAGTTAGAACAATTAGGAAAATGTAGATTTATGGACGCTTCAGAATTTGAAGACGGAATAAACGCATTAAAAGGGAAGAAAATTGTTATTGTGGGTTGTGGAGCTCAAGGCTTAAACCAAGGTTTAAACATGAGAGATTCTGGTTTAGAAATTTCTTATGCTTTACGTCAAGCAGCAATCGACCAAAAAAGAGATTCTTTTAAAAATGCAAGTTCTAACGGTTTTACAGTTGGTACTTATGAAGAATTGTTGCCAACTGCAGATTTGGTGATCAACCTAACTCCAGATAAACAACATACAAATGTTGTGAAAACTGTAATGCCTTTAATGAAAAAAGGGGCAACATTATCGTATTCTCATGGTTTTAATATTGTGGAAGAAGGCATGCAAATTCGTGAAGACTTAACTGTAATTATGGTCGCTCCAAAATGTCCAGGTTCAGAAGTTCGTGAAGAATATAAAAGAGGATTTGGAGTGCCAACTTTAATTGCTGTGCATCCAGAAAACGATCCAGAAAACAAAGGTTGGGATCAAGCAAAAGCATATGCAGTTGCAACAGGAGGTCATAGAGCTGGTGTTTTAGCATCCTCTTTTGTGGCAGAAGTAAAATCTGATTTAATGGGTGAACAAACTATTTTATGTGGTTTGTTACAAACAGGTGCAATTTTATCTTTTGATAAAATGGTTGCAGAAGGAATTGATGCTGGTTATGCAGCAAAATTAATTCAATATGGTTGGGAAACTACTACTGAAGCTTTAAAACACGGAGGAATCACAAACATGATGGACAGATTGTCTAATCCTGCAAAAGTGGAAGCATTCAGATTATCAGAAGAATTAAAAGACATTATGCGTCCATTATTTCAAAAACATATGGATGATATTATGACTGGTCATTTCTCTAAAACAATGATGGAAGATTGGGCAAATGATGATAAAAACTTATTAACTTGGAGAGAAGCAACAGGAAATACTGCTTTCGAAAAACAAGAAGTTACGAGTCAAGAAATTTCTGAACAAGAATATTTTGATCATGGAACTTTGTTAGTTGCTTTTGTAAGAGCTGGTGTAGAATTGGCTTTTGAAGCAATGACAGAATCTGGAATTATAGATGCTTCTGCATATTACGAATCTCTACATGAAACTCCATTAATTGCAAATACAATTGCTCGTAAAAAGTTATATGAAATGAATCGTGTAATTTCTGATACAGCAGAATATGGTTGTTATTTATTCGATCATGCTTGTAAACCTTTATTAACTGATTTTATGAAAACAGTTTCTACCAATGTAATTGGTCAAAAATTTTCAGATTCTAATGATGTTGATAATCAAGAATTAATTAGAATTAATGCCATTATTAGAAATCATCCTGTAGAAAAAGTAGGCGCAAAATTAAGAGCTTCAATGACAGCAATGAAAGTTATAAAATCCGCTTAA
- the ilvA gene encoding threonine ammonia-lyase IlvA translates to MQTEPIYFPSLETIKQAAKNLEGVAYKTPLNKNNNLSKQFDANILFKREDLQVVRSYKIRGAYNKMSSLTSDEKQRGIVCASAGNHAQGVALSCKLLQIKGTIFMPSPTPNQKINQVKMFGEDFIDVIIQGDTFDDAFNASKLECDLKNKTFIHPFNDKKVIEGQATVGLEILDQTNEKIDYVFVPIGGGGLSAGLSSVFKYLSPETKIIGVEPEGAPSMLTSFKNKKNTSLDTIDSFVDGAAVKKVGDLNFAICQQNLTKVITVPEGKICQTILDLYNKDAIVVEPAGALSIAALDFFADEIKGKNVVCIVSGSNNDITRTAEIKERALLYANLKHYFIIKFPQRAGALKEFVAEILGPNDDITHFEYTKKSNRVNGSAVVGLELKSSADLAPLIIKMKERNFFGVYLNDKPELFDFLV, encoded by the coding sequence ATGCAAACAGAACCAATTTATTTCCCAAGTTTAGAAACTATAAAACAAGCTGCCAAGAATTTAGAAGGTGTTGCTTATAAAACACCCTTAAATAAAAATAATAATCTTTCTAAGCAATTTGATGCTAACATTCTGTTTAAAAGAGAAGATTTGCAAGTAGTTCGTTCTTATAAAATTAGAGGAGCCTATAATAAAATGTCTTCTTTAACTTCGGATGAAAAACAACGAGGTATTGTTTGTGCAAGTGCTGGGAATCATGCACAAGGTGTTGCTTTATCTTGTAAATTATTGCAGATAAAAGGAACAATTTTTATGCCTTCACCAACTCCAAATCAAAAAATAAACCAAGTAAAAATGTTTGGTGAAGATTTTATTGATGTAATAATTCAAGGCGATACTTTTGATGATGCTTTTAATGCATCAAAGTTAGAATGCGATTTAAAAAACAAAACGTTTATTCATCCTTTTAATGATAAAAAAGTAATTGAAGGGCAAGCAACAGTTGGTTTAGAAATATTGGATCAAACTAACGAAAAAATAGATTACGTTTTTGTTCCTATTGGAGGAGGAGGATTATCAGCAGGATTGTCATCCGTTTTTAAATATTTATCACCAGAAACAAAAATTATTGGAGTTGAGCCAGAAGGAGCACCTTCTATGCTAACATCTTTCAAAAATAAAAAAAACACAAGTTTAGATACCATAGATTCCTTTGTAGATGGAGCTGCAGTAAAAAAAGTTGGTGATTTAAATTTTGCTATTTGCCAGCAAAACTTAACGAAAGTAATTACAGTTCCTGAAGGTAAAATTTGCCAAACAATTTTAGATTTATATAATAAAGATGCCATTGTTGTAGAACCTGCAGGCGCTTTAAGTATTGCTGCTTTAGATTTTTTTGCTGATGAAATAAAAGGAAAAAACGTAGTTTGTATTGTGAGTGGAAGCAATAATGATATTACAAGAACTGCAGAAATTAAAGAACGTGCCTTATTGTATGCAAACTTAAAACACTACTTTATTATTAAATTTCCACAAAGAGCAGGAGCTTTAAAAGAATTTGTTGCAGAAATTTTAGGGCCAAATGATGATATTACACATTTTGAATATACCAAAAAAAGCAACAGAGTAAATGGTTCTGCAGTTGTTGGTTTGGAGTTAAAGTCATCTGCAGATTTAGCACCTTTAATTATTAAAATGAAGGAAAGAAACTTTTTTGGTGTCTATTTAAATGACAAACCAGAACTGTTTGATTTTTTAGTTTAG
- a CDS encoding M16 family metallopeptidase, translating into MKKLKFNLFSVVALLLFLGFNSCKKEVKEDKLSVEFEKYELENGLQVVLHQDKSDPIVSVAIQYGVGSNREKTGRTGFAHLFEHMLFQESENVPQDQFFKTIQDLGGTLNGGTWKDGTIYYEVVPKNALETVMWLESDRMGFLINTVTEAAFYNQQEVVQNEKRQRVDNNPYGHTSWVLDKAIYPEDHPYNWQVIGELVDLQSATVEDVKEFYDKYYGPNNATLVLAGDFEKEDAKALVEKYFGEIKKRQEVAPLEPQRVSLAETKRLYHEDNFARAPQLYMVWPTLEQYTEDAYALDFLAQVLSDGKKAPMYKVLVKEKELTSRVSAYNNSQELAGEFHVVVTANTGKNLADVETAIMESFQKFEEEGVSEKDVERIKASLETGFYNSISSVLGKSFQLARYNVFTGDPAFITQDIENIKKVTKEDVMRVYNTYLKDKPYVITSFVPKGSLDLIAENSTKANIVEEEIKENVEVKIEERNDEVVKTESNFDRSKAPEIGESPKLNIPESWAVTLDNDMKVLGIEQTELPIVNFSIVLDGGHLLDDINKNGVANLMTDILMEGTATKTPEQLEEEIEMLGASIRMYTGDEAITISGNTLVRNFDATMKLVEEILLNPRWDEEELARIKTSTINGINRSSANPNVVANNISNKILYGKDHIFAYPASGTAASVDSITMQDLKDFYTKNFSPSVAKFHIVGNIKKDKVVEVLSSLEENWKSKEVTIPTYTLNTDRDKSSLYFVDIPDSKQSVINIGYLSMAKTDPDYFPATVMNYKLGGSFSGNVNLILREEKGYTYGARTGFSGSKIPGTFSASSSVRTNTTAESVSIFKEEIEKYKEGISDEDLQFTKNALIKSNARRFESQYALLGMLQDISNYDMSKSYIADEEKIVREMTLERHKELANKYLDAKKMGYLVVGDAATQFKKLKELGFDEVILMDKDGNEIKTEKVKL; encoded by the coding sequence ATGAAAAAACTAAAATTTAATTTATTTTCAGTAGTTGCCTTGTTACTTTTCTTAGGATTTAATTCTTGTAAAAAGGAAGTTAAAGAGGATAAACTTTCTGTAGAGTTTGAAAAATATGAATTAGAAAACGGCTTGCAAGTTGTTTTACATCAAGATAAATCAGATCCAATTGTGTCTGTGGCAATTCAATATGGAGTGGGTTCCAATAGAGAAAAAACTGGTAGAACTGGTTTTGCACACTTGTTTGAACACATGTTGTTTCAAGAATCAGAAAATGTTCCTCAAGATCAATTTTTTAAAACAATTCAAGATTTAGGAGGAACTTTAAATGGTGGAACTTGGAAAGATGGAACTATTTATTACGAAGTTGTTCCTAAAAATGCATTAGAAACTGTAATGTGGTTAGAAAGCGACAGAATGGGTTTTTTAATAAACACAGTTACAGAAGCTGCTTTTTATAATCAGCAAGAAGTTGTTCAGAATGAAAAAAGACAACGAGTTGATAACAATCCTTATGGACATACAAGTTGGGTTTTAGACAAAGCAATTTATCCAGAAGATCATCCATATAACTGGCAAGTTATTGGAGAATTGGTAGATTTACAAAGTGCTACTGTAGAAGATGTAAAAGAATTTTATGATAAATATTATGGACCCAATAATGCAACTTTAGTACTTGCAGGAGATTTTGAAAAAGAAGATGCAAAAGCATTGGTCGAAAAATATTTTGGTGAAATTAAAAAGCGTCAAGAAGTTGCGCCTTTAGAACCACAGAGAGTTTCGTTAGCTGAAACGAAAAGGTTGTATCATGAAGATAATTTTGCAAGAGCACCACAATTGTACATGGTTTGGCCAACTTTAGAGCAATATACAGAAGATGCGTATGCGTTAGATTTTTTAGCACAAGTATTATCAGATGGAAAAAAAGCGCCAATGTATAAAGTGTTGGTTAAAGAAAAAGAATTAACTTCAAGAGTTTCTGCTTATAATAATTCACAAGAATTGGCTGGAGAATTTCATGTAGTTGTTACTGCAAATACTGGTAAAAACTTAGCAGATGTAGAAACTGCAATTATGGAATCTTTTCAAAAATTTGAAGAAGAAGGTGTTTCAGAAAAAGATGTAGAACGTATTAAAGCGAGTTTAGAAACTGGTTTTTACAATTCAATTAGCAGTGTTTTAGGAAAATCTTTTCAGTTAGCGAGGTATAATGTTTTTACTGGAGATCCTGCTTTTATCACTCAAGATATAGAGAATATTAAAAAAGTAACAAAAGAAGATGTGATGCGTGTTTACAACACGTATTTAAAGGATAAACCTTATGTAATTACAAGTTTTGTTCCTAAAGGAAGTTTAGATTTAATTGCGGAAAACTCTACGAAAGCAAATATTGTAGAAGAAGAAATTAAAGAAAATGTAGAAGTAAAAATCGAAGAAAGAAATGATGAAGTTGTAAAAACTGAATCGAATTTTGATAGATCTAAGGCTCCAGAAATAGGCGAATCTCCAAAATTAAACATCCCAGAATCTTGGGCTGTTACTTTAGATAACGACATGAAAGTTTTAGGAATTGAGCAAACTGAATTGCCAATTGTAAACTTTAGTATTGTTTTAGATGGTGGGCATTTATTAGATGATATCAATAAAAATGGTGTTGCAAATTTAATGACTGATATTTTGATGGAAGGAACTGCCACCAAAACTCCAGAGCAATTAGAAGAAGAAATAGAAATGTTAGGGGCTTCTATTAGAATGTATACTGGTGATGAAGCAATTACAATTAGTGGAAATACATTGGTTCGTAATTTTGATGCAACCATGAAATTGGTTGAAGAAATTTTATTGAACCCAAGATGGGATGAAGAAGAATTAGCGAGAATTAAAACGAGCACGATTAATGGCATTAATCGTTCTTCTGCAAATCCAAATGTGGTTGCAAATAATATTTCTAACAAAATTTTATATGGTAAAGATCATATTTTTGCATATCCAGCAAGTGGAACTGCTGCATCTGTAGATTCGATTACCATGCAAGATTTAAAAGATTTTTATACAAAAAACTTCTCACCATCAGTTGCAAAATTTCATATTGTTGGTAATATTAAGAAAGATAAAGTAGTAGAGGTTTTATCAAGTTTAGAGGAAAACTGGAAGAGTAAAGAAGTTACAATTCCAACGTATACTTTAAATACAGATAGAGATAAATCGTCTTTATATTTTGTTGATATTCCAGATTCAAAACAATCTGTAATTAATATTGGTTATTTATCAATGGCAAAAACAGATCCAGATTATTTTCCTGCAACAGTAATGAATTATAAATTAGGAGGCTCTTTTTCTGGAAATGTAAATTTAATTTTAAGAGAAGAAAAAGGATATACTTATGGAGCAAGAACAGGTTTTAGCGGTTCTAAAATTCCTGGAACATTCTCTGCATCATCAAGTGTAAGAACAAATACAACTGCAGAATCTGTAAGTATTTTTAAAGAAGAAATTGAAAAATATAAAGAAGGTATTTCAGATGAAGATTTACAATTTACTAAAAATGCATTGATAAAATCGAATGCAAGACGTTTCGAATCTCAATATGCACTTTTAGGAATGTTGCAAGACATCAGTAATTATGATATGTCTAAAAGCTACATTGCAGATGAAGAAAAAATTGTAAGAGAAATGACTCTAGAGCGTCATAAGGAATTAGCAAACAAATATTTAGATGCTAAAAAAATGGGTTATTTAGTAGTTGGTGATGCAGCCACTCAGTTTAAAAAATTAAAAGAATTAGGTTTTGATGAGGTAATTTTGATGGATAAAGATGGAAATGAAATTAAAACCGAAAAAGTAAAATTATAG
- a CDS encoding NADP-dependent glyceraldehyde-3-phosphate dehydrogenase, whose protein sequence is MEIPNEFKITSLVNQNTYLVGGELKEWKGENAEVYSTISSTKEYKPTLLGSVPNLTGDEAIDALNAAVKAYDRGQGLWPTMKVEGRIAAMEKFVIQMKTKREEIVKLLMWEIGKTLPDSQKEFDRTVEYIYDTIEDYKQMDRDSAKFEKNSGVHAHIRRGPLGVVLCLGPYNYPLNETFALLIPAIIMGNTTVFKPAKHGVLLLSPLLEAFQSSFPAGVVNIIYGRGRTLATPIMKTGLVDVLALIGNSKSANAIQANHPQKNRLRLVLGLEAKNPGIVLPDADLDLAIDECISGATSFNGQRCTALKILYVHEHIVDEFNKRFAAKVDGLKFGNPWEEGVKLTPLPEPGKPAYIQELIDDAVEKGAEIINKKGGQTTENYIFPAVLYPVSKDSRVFEEEQFGPVTPIVSFKNIQEPLDDMAASNYGQQVSVFGSEVKTLAPLIDTLVNLVCRVNLNSAAQRGPDVYPFTGRKDSAVATLSVHDALRSFSIRTFVAAKDTPYNNAILQELLDKKASNFISTDYIL, encoded by the coding sequence ATGGAAATTCCAAACGAATTTAAAATCACGTCACTTGTAAATCAAAATACTTATTTGGTTGGTGGCGAATTAAAAGAATGGAAAGGTGAAAATGCTGAAGTGTATTCTACAATTTCATCAACTAAAGAATACAAACCAACCTTATTAGGTTCTGTACCAAACTTAACTGGAGATGAAGCAATAGATGCTTTAAATGCAGCTGTAAAAGCCTATGATAGAGGTCAGGGTTTATGGCCAACTATGAAAGTAGAGGGCAGAATTGCAGCGATGGAAAAGTTTGTAATTCAGATGAAAACCAAAAGAGAAGAAATTGTAAAATTATTGATGTGGGAAATTGGTAAAACGTTACCAGATTCGCAAAAAGAATTCGATAGAACTGTAGAATATATTTACGATACGATTGAAGATTACAAGCAAATGGATAGAGATTCTGCCAAGTTTGAAAAAAACAGCGGAGTTCATGCACATATTAGAAGAGGACCTTTAGGAGTAGTTTTATGTTTAGGTCCTTATAATTATCCTTTAAATGAAACTTTTGCATTGTTAATTCCTGCTATAATTATGGGAAATACAACTGTTTTTAAACCTGCAAAACATGGAGTTTTATTATTATCACCTTTATTAGAAGCTTTTCAAAGTAGTTTTCCTGCAGGCGTTGTAAATATTATTTATGGAAGAGGAAGAACATTAGCAACACCAATTATGAAAACTGGTTTGGTTGATGTTTTAGCATTGATTGGAAATAGCAAATCAGCAAATGCGATTCAGGCAAATCATCCACAGAAAAATAGATTGCGTTTGGTTTTAGGGTTAGAAGCTAAAAACCCAGGAATTGTTTTACCAGATGCAGATTTAGATTTGGCAATTGATGAATGTATTTCTGGAGCTACTTCTTTTAACGGACAAAGATGTACAGCTTTAAAAATATTATATGTTCACGAACATATTGTAGATGAATTCAATAAACGTTTTGCTGCAAAAGTAGATGGTTTAAAGTTTGGTAACCCTTGGGAAGAAGGTGTAAAATTAACGCCTTTACCAGAACCAGGTAAACCAGCATATATTCAAGAATTAATTGATGATGCTGTTGAAAAAGGAGCAGAAATTATCAATAAAAAAGGAGGGCAAACTACTGAAAATTATATTTTTCCAGCAGTATTATATCCTGTTTCTAAAGATTCTAGAGTTTTTGAAGAAGAACAATTTGGACCAGTTACTCCAATCGTTTCATTTAAAAACATCCAAGAACCTTTGGATGATATGGCTGCATCTAATTACGGACAACAAGTAAGTGTTTTTGGAAGCGAAGTAAAAACGTTAGCGCCTTTAATTGATACTTTAGTGAATTTGGTTTGTAGAGTAAACTTAAATAGTGCTGCACAAAGAGGCCCAGATGTATATCCTTTTACAGGTAGAAAAGATTCTGCAGTAGCAACATTAAGTGTTCATGATGCTTTGCGTTCTTTTTCAATAAGAACCTTTGTAGCAGCTAAAGATACACCATACAATAATGCTATTTTACAAGAATTATTAGATAAAAAGGCATCTAATTTTATAAGTACAGATTATATTTTGTAA